One window of the Chitinophaga niabensis genome contains the following:
- a CDS encoding glycosyltransferase family 2 protein yields the protein MKQLSIIIITYNRPEDLGILLRNITEQQQAAELLEEVIIINNASTADYGTVEQFIAAHPEIPFRYQYSEENLGVARGRNAGIAQAKAPLLVTIDDDAWFRDKDALVQIVAAFDSAYLTSNNTGILCFKVLYASTGQMQVNAFPHKQFEAYKNKTQFLAPYYIGCGHAIRKEVYDKAGLYPVDFFYGMEEYDLTYRVINLGYSIAYTANIVVLHNESPLGRTPQMIKMKMLWINKSKVAYRYLPFVYFISTAAMWSFEFLQKSAWNWTEWFKGWIEIIRIPGKEKRQPLHAAARKYLKAVKARLWY from the coding sequence ATGAAGCAATTATCCATCATCATCATCACGTATAACCGCCCGGAAGACCTGGGGATATTGCTGCGTAATATCACAGAGCAGCAACAGGCTGCGGAATTACTGGAAGAAGTGATCATCATCAATAATGCTTCTACGGCAGACTATGGCACGGTAGAACAGTTCATTGCCGCACATCCGGAAATCCCTTTCCGTTACCAGTATTCAGAGGAAAACCTGGGTGTGGCCAGGGGGCGTAATGCAGGGATTGCACAGGCTAAAGCACCTTTGCTGGTAACCATAGATGATGATGCCTGGTTCAGGGATAAAGATGCCCTGGTGCAGATCGTAGCTGCTTTTGATTCTGCTTACCTTACTTCTAATAACACCGGTATCCTTTGTTTCAAAGTACTGTATGCCAGTACCGGGCAGATGCAGGTGAATGCTTTTCCGCACAAACAGTTTGAAGCGTATAAAAATAAAACACAGTTCCTGGCGCCTTATTACATTGGCTGCGGGCATGCCATCCGGAAAGAAGTGTATGATAAAGCAGGTTTATATCCTGTAGATTTCTTTTATGGCATGGAAGAATATGATCTTACCTACCGGGTCATCAACCTGGGTTATTCCATAGCCTATACGGCAAACATTGTGGTGCTGCATAACGAATCGCCACTGGGGCGTACACCGCAGATGATCAAGATGAAGATGTTGTGGATCAATAAAAGTAAAGTGGCTTATCGTTATCTGCCCTTTGTTTATTTCATCAGCACGGCCGCCATGTGGTCTTTTGAATTCCTGCAAAAGAGTGCCTGGAACTGGACGGAGTGGTTTAAGGGCTGGATAGAGATCATCCGGATACCGGGCAAAGAAAAGCGGCAGCCATTACATGCTGCCGCCCGGAAATATCTGAAGGCTGTAAAAGCCCGTTTGTGGTATTAA
- a CDS encoding YfhO family protein → MKQNWQKAVLPHVYAILIFLALSFVFCFPVLNGLEIKQHDTVQWQAMSQEARAYKDSTGINPIWTNAMFGGMPTYQIFMAQDNYTYHLHTLLTLGLPKPVNFFFLAMVGFYILLQVMRFRQWVTILGAIAFAFASYTPIIISAGHDTKMFTIAYMAPLLAGILLTYRGRYLIGGIITCITLCLMITSGHYQMVYYMLLLCLFIGIAHLINAIRQKQVPQYVKATAVLLFFGALSVLPSTVSLWTTTEFSKYTMRGGHSELTPPPGQESDKSAGGLDKGYAFDWSQGPFETLTILSPNLYGGPSQGPLSTSSKTYATITQLGVPPVQAEQIIEGMPRYWGPQPMVDGGIYWGAVIIFLFVLALFVVKSFHKWWILAGCILGVFLAWGDHFAIFNYFIFDHLPLYNKFRAPSQALVLPQLLVPFLACWALNDVVNGAINKELLLKQLKKTVYIVGGLCLLLLVASFGMLDFSSATDPAKGFYQQFTGGNPQAMDQLLNAIIEDRASLMRIDTFRTLAIILIAAGLIWAFIKQKIQMGQFLAALTIIVALDQMLIDSRYLGKRFYVTPTDYKNAFAPSPVDQAIKQDPDPYYRVFNTVNFMDAMSSYHHRSVGGYSPVKLARFQDLIDHQIGKGNPRVINMLNAKYIIFADNNPQGQQQLAYQINPGALGNAWFVDSLVWAKNADDEMKALDSLPVDHAAVIDQRFKPELNGFTPAKDSASRIKLTKYGLNQLDYTSSNSKPGFAVFSDIYYPAGWNVYIDGKKDEIVRVNYLLRGVKIPAGDHKIEMKFEPRSYYLGNAITRWSSILMLIILAGAITFEIRKSVKSQQA, encoded by the coding sequence ATGAAGCAAAACTGGCAAAAAGCTGTTCTTCCGCATGTGTATGCCATCCTTATTTTCCTGGCATTGTCTTTCGTATTTTGCTTTCCGGTATTGAATGGACTGGAGATCAAACAGCACGATACCGTTCAATGGCAGGCCATGAGCCAGGAGGCGCGTGCTTATAAAGATAGTACCGGTATCAATCCTATCTGGACCAACGCCATGTTCGGCGGGATGCCTACTTACCAGATCTTCATGGCACAGGATAACTATACCTATCACCTGCATACCCTGCTCACCCTGGGTTTGCCTAAGCCGGTGAATTTCTTTTTCCTGGCCATGGTAGGGTTCTATATCCTCTTACAGGTAATGCGTTTCCGCCAATGGGTGACCATTCTGGGCGCTATTGCCTTTGCTTTTGCTTCTTACACGCCTATTATTATATCTGCCGGGCACGATACCAAGATGTTCACGATCGCTTATATGGCGCCCTTACTAGCGGGGATCCTCCTCACCTACCGGGGCCGGTACCTGATCGGGGGCATCATTACCTGTATCACCCTCTGCCTCATGATCACCTCGGGGCACTACCAGATGGTGTATTATATGCTGCTGCTTTGCCTGTTCATTGGTATTGCGCATCTTATCAACGCCATCCGCCAGAAACAGGTGCCGCAATATGTTAAAGCCACTGCTGTGCTGCTTTTCTTTGGTGCTTTGTCCGTATTACCTTCTACCGTAAGCCTCTGGACTACCACTGAATTCAGCAAATACACCATGCGTGGCGGCCATTCTGAATTAACACCTCCTCCCGGCCAGGAAAGCGATAAATCTGCCGGCGGCCTGGATAAAGGATATGCCTTTGATTGGAGCCAGGGACCTTTTGAAACACTTACCATCCTGTCTCCCAACTTATATGGCGGTCCCAGCCAGGGGCCATTGAGCACTTCCAGTAAAACCTATGCAACTATCACTCAGTTAGGGGTTCCTCCTGTACAGGCAGAACAGATCATAGAAGGCATGCCGCGTTACTGGGGCCCGCAACCCATGGTGGATGGCGGTATCTACTGGGGTGCTGTGATCATTTTCCTGTTTGTACTGGCGCTGTTTGTTGTGAAGAGCTTCCATAAATGGTGGATCCTCGCAGGCTGTATACTGGGTGTATTCCTGGCCTGGGGCGACCATTTCGCCATCTTCAACTATTTCATTTTTGATCACCTTCCTTTGTATAACAAGTTCCGTGCACCTTCCCAGGCTTTGGTATTGCCACAATTGCTGGTACCTTTCCTCGCCTGCTGGGCATTGAACGACGTGGTGAACGGCGCCATCAATAAAGAGCTGCTGCTGAAGCAACTCAAAAAAACGGTGTATATCGTTGGCGGCCTTTGCCTGCTGTTGCTGGTTGCCTCTTTTGGCATGCTGGACTTCAGTTCCGCTACAGACCCTGCAAAAGGTTTCTACCAACAGTTCACCGGTGGTAACCCACAGGCCATGGATCAGTTGCTGAACGCCATAATAGAAGACCGTGCCTCCCTCATGCGGATAGATACTTTCCGCACCCTGGCGATCATACTGATCGCAGCAGGTTTGATCTGGGCCTTTATTAAACAGAAGATCCAGATGGGCCAGTTTCTTGCGGCACTCACTATCATTGTGGCACTGGACCAGATGCTGATAGACAGCCGCTACCTGGGCAAAAGGTTCTATGTAACACCCACCGATTATAAAAATGCATTTGCACCCAGCCCTGTAGATCAGGCGATCAAGCAGGACCCTGACCCATATTACCGTGTATTCAATACCGTTAATTTCATGGATGCCATGAGCTCTTATCATCACCGGTCAGTAGGTGGCTACAGCCCTGTGAAACTCGCGCGCTTCCAGGACCTGATAGATCATCAGATCGGTAAAGGCAATCCTCGTGTGATCAATATGCTGAACGCCAAATACATCATCTTTGCAGATAATAATCCGCAGGGGCAACAGCAGCTGGCTTACCAGATAAACCCCGGCGCACTGGGCAATGCATGGTTTGTAGACAGCCTGGTATGGGCAAAAAATGCAGACGATGAAATGAAAGCGCTGGATAGCCTGCCTGTAGATCACGCTGCTGTGATAGATCAGCGGTTCAAACCAGAACTGAACGGCTTCACGCCCGCTAAAGATTCTGCCAGCCGTATTAAACTCACGAAATACGGTTTAAATCAGCTGGATTATACAAGCTCCAACAGCAAACCGGGTTTTGCCGTGTTCTCTGATATTTACTACCCTGCCGGCTGGAATGTGTATATAGATGGTAAGAAAGATGAGATCGTTCGGGTGAATTACCTGTTGCGTGGTGTGAAAATACCCGCTGGCGATCATAAGATAGAAATGAAATTTGAGCCGCGCTCTTATTACCTGGGTAATGCCATCACACGCTGGTCTTCCATACTCATGCTGATAATACTGGCAGGAGCTATTACGTTTGAAATAAGGAAGAGTGTAAAATCACAACAAGCTTAA
- a CDS encoding queuosine precursor transporter — protein sequence MIINILKDKPTKLFVILSGIFVANALIAEIIGVKIFSLEATLGLSPANLMILGDPYSFNMTAGVLLWPVVFIMTDIINEYYGVKGVKFLSFMAAGLIIFAFLIFYFATSLTPAGFFITMKVNSGVPDMDKAYQQILGQSSLIIIGSLTAFLVGQLVDVFAFHKIKKVTGEKKIWLRATGSTLVSQLVDSFVVLFIAFYIGPRLYNPNNEAVWSFGLVLSVCVINYIYKFAVAILLTPVIYWIHGIIERYLGHNKAAEMKQMAMNN from the coding sequence ATGATAATCAATATTTTAAAGGATAAACCAACGAAACTGTTCGTGATACTGAGCGGCATCTTTGTAGCCAATGCACTGATCGCGGAAATAATAGGGGTGAAGATCTTTTCCCTGGAAGCTACACTGGGATTATCCCCGGCTAACCTGATGATCCTTGGAGATCCCTATAGTTTTAACATGACGGCCGGCGTATTGCTGTGGCCCGTAGTGTTCATCATGACGGATATTATTAATGAATACTATGGTGTAAAGGGGGTGAAATTCCTTTCTTTCATGGCGGCGGGGCTCATCATCTTTGCCTTTCTTATTTTTTATTTTGCTACCAGCCTCACACCGGCCGGCTTTTTTATAACCATGAAAGTAAACTCAGGTGTGCCGGATATGGATAAAGCCTATCAGCAGATCCTGGGGCAAAGCTCCCTGATCATTATCGGCTCACTGACCGCTTTCCTGGTAGGGCAGCTGGTGGATGTATTTGCCTTTCATAAGATCAAAAAAGTGACCGGGGAAAAAAAGATCTGGTTGCGTGCAACGGGTTCTACGCTCGTTTCCCAGCTGGTAGACAGTTTTGTGGTATTGTTCATCGCATTTTATATTGGCCCCCGGTTGTATAATCCCAATAATGAAGCCGTTTGGTCTTTTGGTTTGGTGTTAAGTGTTTGCGTGATCAATTACATTTATAAATTTGCAGTAGCCATCCTGCTAACGCCGGTGATCTACTGGATCCACGGGATCATAGAACGTTACCTGGGCCATAATAAAGCCGCAGAGATGAAACAAATGGCCATGAATAACTAA
- a CDS encoding NUDIX hydrolase — translation MSNLFTVRVYGIMINEKKQVLVSDEHIRGGLYTKFPGGGLEFGEGTLECMVREWKEEINQDIEVVEHLYTTDFFQMNAFNNKQQIIAIYYLVKGISPFNIHTGSKPFDFELPDDPMVQIEGVRWIDWEDFTEDAITLPTDKRVTKIVKERF, via the coding sequence ATGTCCAATTTATTTACAGTCCGTGTATACGGGATCATGATCAATGAGAAAAAACAGGTACTGGTGAGTGACGAACACATTCGTGGGGGATTATACACCAAGTTCCCCGGCGGTGGCCTTGAGTTTGGAGAAGGCACCCTGGAATGTATGGTAAGGGAATGGAAAGAAGAGATCAACCAGGATATTGAAGTAGTGGAACATCTTTATACCACGGACTTCTTCCAGATGAATGCATTTAACAACAAACAGCAGATCATTGCTATCTATTACCTCGTAAAAGGCATCTCACCTTTTAATATTCATACAGGCAGCAAACCATTTGATTTTGAATTGCCGGATGATCCGATGGTGCAGATAGAAGGGGTACGCTGGATAGACTGGGAGGACTTTACAGAGGATGCTATAACGCTTCCTACAGATAAAAGAGTGACTAAAATAGTGAAGGAAAGGTTCTAG
- a CDS encoding magnesium transporter CorA family protein, whose amino-acid sequence MIQYFKNIDARTVAIEEPENGAWVNITPPLKQTEFEQLAEELDIPLDFLTDSLDIDEKSRFELEDNVKLIVLKTPTENNSINESDAFYITIPIVIILTHNQIVTVNSFDNAAIKKFLNTFHNRHPEKRNMMVLKVFEKVVMNFLDYLKEINHRRNLSEQRLYDSNKNEELLYLMRIQKSLVYFVTALRSNELLLMKLERTNFLGLNEDEKEFLHDLIVDTSQALEMANIYTNILSSTMDAFASIISNNLNFVMKRLTSITIVLTLPVLVASIYGMNVEIPYAHSTYAFYIPITIAIVTAVIMSWYFMKKKWF is encoded by the coding sequence ATGATCCAATACTTCAAAAATATCGATGCCCGCACTGTTGCAATTGAGGAGCCTGAAAACGGCGCCTGGGTGAATATTACGCCCCCGCTCAAGCAGACGGAATTTGAACAGTTGGCAGAAGAACTGGACATTCCCCTAGACTTCTTAACGGACTCCCTGGACATTGACGAAAAGAGCCGCTTTGAGCTGGAAGACAATGTTAAACTCATTGTATTAAAAACCCCTACAGAAAACAATTCCATCAACGAAAGCGATGCCTTTTACATTACGATCCCTATCGTGATCATCCTCACGCACAACCAGATCGTAACGGTGAATTCTTTCGATAATGCAGCCATCAAAAAGTTCCTGAACACCTTCCATAACCGCCATCCTGAAAAGCGGAATATGATGGTGCTCAAGGTATTTGAAAAAGTGGTCATGAACTTCCTGGATTACCTGAAGGAGATCAATCACCGCCGTAACCTTTCTGAACAAAGACTGTACGATTCCAATAAGAACGAGGAACTGCTTTACCTGATGCGGATCCAGAAAAGCCTGGTGTATTTTGTAACAGCCCTGCGCAGTAATGAACTGTTACTGATGAAGCTGGAACGTACCAACTTCCTGGGCTTGAATGAAGATGAAAAGGAATTCCTGCATGACCTGATCGTAGATACTTCCCAGGCGCTTGAAATGGCGAATATCTATACCAACATCCTCAGCAGCACCATGGATGCCTTTGCCAGCATCATTTCCAACAACCTCAACTTTGTGATGAAGCGGCTCACGTCCATCACCATCGTGCTCACCCTGCCTGTATTGGTGGCCAGCATCTATGGCATGAACGTGGAAATTCCATATGCCCACTCTACTTACGCCTTCTATATACCCATCACCATTGCCATTGTTACGGCAGTGATCATGAGCTGGTATTTTATGAAGAAGAAATGGTTCTAA
- the dapF gene encoding diaminopimelate epimerase, with amino-acid sequence MNIHFYKYQGTGNDFVIVDNRNGEYSSLTTQQIAHLCDRRFGIGADGLMMLENHADYDFQMKYYNADGREGSMCGNGGRCLSAFARQMGIEKPAVKFIAVDGPHEASFRENGWVNLKMQDVDWVEVGNMYFYLNTGSPHFVKFVTDVQEVDVYEEGRAIRYNERFAAEGTNVNFVQEMDKGIFVRTYERGVEDETYSCGTGVTAAALTAAPAETGEYTIPVETIGGHLEIQFARNGERSFSNIWLCGPATLVFEGNINI; translated from the coding sequence ATGAACATACACTTCTATAAATACCAGGGCACAGGCAACGATTTTGTGATCGTAGACAACAGGAACGGCGAATACAGCTCCCTCACCACGCAACAGATCGCACATCTGTGCGACCGCCGCTTTGGCATTGGGGCAGATGGATTAATGATGCTGGAAAACCATGCTGATTACGACTTCCAGATGAAATATTACAATGCAGACGGCCGCGAAGGCAGTATGTGCGGTAATGGTGGCCGCTGCCTGAGCGCTTTTGCCCGCCAGATGGGGATTGAAAAACCTGCTGTAAAGTTCATTGCGGTAGATGGCCCTCATGAAGCGAGTTTCAGGGAAAATGGCTGGGTGAACCTTAAAATGCAGGATGTGGACTGGGTAGAAGTAGGCAATATGTATTTTTATCTCAACACCGGCTCCCCCCATTTCGTGAAATTTGTAACGGATGTACAGGAAGTGGATGTATACGAAGAAGGGCGTGCCATACGTTATAATGAACGCTTTGCTGCAGAAGGTACCAATGTGAATTTTGTACAGGAAATGGACAAAGGAATATTTGTACGTACTTACGAACGGGGCGTGGAAGATGAAACCTATTCCTGCGGTACCGGTGTAACTGCCGCCGCATTAACCGCTGCTCCCGCAGAAACAGGGGAATACACTATTCCGGTAGAAACTATCGGCGGACACCTGGAGATCCAATTTGCCAGGAACGGGGAACGCAGTTTCTCCAACATCTGGCTCTGTGGTCCGGCTACGCTCGTATTTGAAGGAAATATTAATATTTAG
- a CDS encoding nucleoside phosphorylase, whose protein sequence is MTRIAESELILNARGAVYHLDVRPEELAHTVITVGDPERVKAVSKHFDKVEGTYQHREFVTHTGFIGQKRISVVSTGIGTDNIDIVLNELDALVNIDFASRTIKEELTSLRIIRLGTSGSLQEAIPVDSFVVSSHGLGLDNLLPFYTYQNTPEELSLLEAFRGQIRMQPSAARPYLIEASKELKERFTEGFHTGITVTCPGFYAPQGRVLRGGLSHPELIDQLTGFSYENQHITNFEMETAGIYGLGRVLGHECLSISAIVANRIKKEFSADGGAAVERLIAQALERIAQ, encoded by the coding sequence ATGACCAGAATAGCCGAATCTGAACTGATACTCAATGCCCGCGGTGCCGTTTACCACCTGGATGTTCGCCCGGAAGAATTAGCACATACCGTTATCACCGTAGGTGACCCGGAACGCGTAAAAGCTGTCAGCAAACACTTCGACAAAGTGGAAGGTACTTACCAGCACCGCGAATTTGTGACACATACCGGCTTTATCGGGCAAAAAAGGATCTCGGTAGTATCTACCGGCATCGGTACAGATAATATCGATATTGTATTGAATGAACTGGATGCATTGGTGAATATAGATTTTGCCTCCCGTACAATAAAGGAAGAACTAACCTCCTTACGTATCATCCGCCTCGGCACTTCCGGCTCTTTACAGGAAGCTATTCCGGTGGATAGCTTTGTGGTTTCCTCTCATGGCCTTGGGCTTGATAACCTTCTCCCCTTCTATACTTATCAGAATACACCTGAAGAACTTTCTTTGCTGGAAGCTTTCAGGGGGCAGATCAGGATGCAGCCAAGCGCAGCAAGACCTTACCTGATTGAAGCCTCCAAAGAACTGAAGGAAAGGTTCACAGAAGGTTTTCATACAGGCATCACTGTTACCTGCCCCGGCTTCTATGCGCCGCAGGGCCGTGTATTACGTGGCGGGCTTTCCCATCCTGAACTGATAGATCAGCTGACAGGTTTCAGTTATGAGAACCAGCACATCACCAACTTTGAGATGGAAACAGCAGGCATCTATGGCCTGGGACGTGTTTTAGGGCATGAATGCCTTTCTATCAGCGCCATCGTTGCCAACAGGATCAAAAAGGAATTCAGTGCAGATGGCGGGGCTGCTGTGGAAAGATTGATTGCACAGGCATTGGAGCGGATTGCACAGTAG
- a CDS encoding cation-translocating P-type ATPase, which yields MEIIWHTITAEETLQQTGSSMQGLNDNAVQQKLEEFGKNELETKKKVHPVLLFFRQFFEVMILVLVVAAVISAFIGEVSDTFVIIVIIILNAVVGFIQEYRAEKAMDALRKMAAPVSTLIRNGSTIQLPSIELLPGDIVLLEAGNMVPADIRLLESHSLKINEASLTGESNAIDKTTDPLQDASLPLGDRSNMAFNGTLVTNGRGKGVVIATAMRTELGKIAGMLEDAKSSSPLQKRMEDFSRKLTFIILGLCAVLFFIGFLRGEDLQRMLLTVISLAVAAIPEALPAVVTVSLALGAKRLLKKNVLIRKLYAVETLGSVTYICTDKTGTLTRNKMTVQEVWENGPLLLAMSLNHDVKEKEGELIGDPTEIAMVEYAKEQERFERVKEIPFDADRKAMTTIFEKEGKYWVITKGATEAIAAMMADTEKEELKTREEEMAKKGMRVIGFATKELNELPAEITPEQIEKDLQFIGLVGLIDPPRQEAKDAILQCKEAGIAVVMITGDHPLTAGSIARQLEIIGEEEGKIITGKELEALPEGQFREKVEQLRVYARVSPQQKLDIVTVLQEKDQFVSMTGDGVNDAPSLKKANIGVAMGITGTDVTKEAAHMILVDDNFATIVDAVEEGRRIYDNIRKFIRYILTGNSAEIWCLFLAPLLGLPIPLLPVHILWVNLVTDGLPALALSTEIPEKNIMQRPPRRTDESIFAQGLGIHVLWVGIFIGLLTVGMQWYSIHHDGNHWQTMVFTTLCFCQLYHVMAIRSETRSLFSMGLWSNRPLLLAVGVTVLLQLMVIYVPYFNELFHTAPLSWQELLIVTGVSGVVFVAVEIEKLVKRRLNKAHAKAS from the coding sequence ATGGAAATAATCTGGCATACCATCACCGCAGAAGAAACACTCCAACAAACCGGCAGTAGCATGCAGGGTCTGAACGATAACGCCGTTCAGCAAAAACTGGAGGAATTCGGGAAAAATGAATTAGAGACAAAAAAGAAAGTACACCCGGTGCTTTTATTTTTCAGGCAGTTCTTTGAAGTGATGATCCTGGTGCTGGTGGTAGCAGCTGTTATATCAGCCTTTATTGGCGAGGTATCAGATACCTTCGTGATCATTGTGATCATCATCTTAAATGCCGTGGTAGGTTTTATCCAGGAATACCGCGCGGAAAAAGCCATGGATGCGCTGCGTAAGATGGCAGCCCCGGTAAGTACACTGATCCGTAACGGCAGCACCATTCAGTTGCCTTCCATAGAATTACTGCCGGGAGATATCGTACTGCTGGAAGCGGGTAATATGGTGCCTGCAGATATCCGCCTGCTGGAAAGCCATTCCCTCAAGATCAATGAAGCCAGTTTAACAGGAGAATCCAATGCTATTGATAAAACCACCGATCCCCTGCAGGATGCTTCCCTGCCTTTGGGGGACAGGAGCAATATGGCCTTTAATGGCACACTGGTCACTAACGGAAGGGGAAAGGGCGTAGTAATAGCTACCGCCATGCGAACGGAACTGGGCAAGATCGCAGGGATGCTGGAAGATGCCAAAAGCAGTTCGCCCCTGCAGAAAAGGATGGAGGATTTTAGCAGGAAACTCACATTTATCATATTGGGTTTATGCGCCGTATTATTCTTTATAGGTTTTCTGCGTGGAGAAGATCTGCAAAGGATGCTGCTCACTGTTATCTCTCTGGCAGTGGCCGCTATACCGGAAGCATTACCTGCCGTAGTAACGGTTTCACTGGCGCTGGGCGCTAAACGCCTCCTGAAGAAAAATGTACTGATCCGTAAATTGTATGCCGTGGAAACACTGGGCTCAGTTACCTATATCTGCACAGATAAAACAGGTACCCTCACGCGAAATAAAATGACGGTGCAGGAAGTATGGGAAAACGGGCCATTATTGCTTGCCATGAGCCTGAACCATGATGTGAAAGAAAAGGAAGGTGAACTCATAGGCGACCCAACAGAAATAGCCATGGTGGAATATGCTAAAGAACAGGAGCGTTTCGAACGGGTAAAAGAAATCCCCTTTGATGCAGACCGTAAAGCGATGACCACCATCTTTGAAAAAGAGGGAAAATATTGGGTGATCACAAAAGGTGCTACAGAAGCCATTGCAGCTATGATGGCGGATACGGAAAAAGAAGAACTAAAAACCCGTGAAGAAGAAATGGCGAAGAAAGGCATGCGGGTAATAGGTTTTGCAACTAAAGAACTCAATGAACTTCCTGCAGAGATAACGCCTGAACAGATAGAGAAAGACCTGCAGTTCATCGGCCTGGTGGGTTTGATAGATCCCCCAAGGCAGGAAGCAAAAGATGCGATCCTCCAATGTAAAGAGGCCGGTATTGCGGTTGTAATGATCACCGGAGATCATCCGCTGACGGCAGGTTCCATTGCCCGGCAGCTGGAGATCATTGGTGAAGAGGAAGGAAAGATCATCACCGGAAAGGAACTGGAGGCTTTGCCGGAAGGGCAATTCAGGGAGAAGGTAGAACAGTTGCGCGTGTATGCCCGTGTATCACCCCAGCAGAAATTGGATATTGTAACAGTACTCCAGGAAAAGGACCAGTTTGTTTCCATGACAGGAGATGGCGTGAACGATGCGCCTTCCCTGAAGAAAGCCAATATTGGTGTGGCCATGGGTATCACCGGTACGGATGTTACCAAGGAAGCCGCACACATGATACTGGTGGACGATAATTTTGCCACCATCGTAGATGCCGTGGAAGAAGGCCGGCGGATCTATGATAATATCAGGAAGTTTATCCGGTACATCCTCACCGGTAATTCAGCGGAAATATGGTGCCTGTTCCTGGCGCCGCTTCTTGGGCTGCCTATTCCTCTATTACCTGTACATATTTTATGGGTGAACCTGGTTACAGATGGTTTGCCGGCACTGGCTTTATCCACTGAGATACCGGAGAAGAATATCATGCAACGCCCGCCACGCAGAACGGATGAAAGCATCTTTGCCCAGGGGCTGGGAATTCATGTGCTTTGGGTGGGTATTTTCATTGGCCTGTTAACGGTGGGCATGCAATGGTATTCCATTCATCACGATGGCAATCATTGGCAAACAATGGTATTTACAACACTTTGTTTTTGCCAGCTCTATCATGTAATGGCTATCCGCAGTGAAACCAGGTCATTGTTCAGCATGGGATTATGGAGTAACAGGCCATTGCTGCTGGCGGTAGGCGTTACTGTTCTGCTGCAGTTAATGGTGATCTATGTGCCTTACTTTAATGAGCTGTTTCATACAGCACCGCTCTCCTGGCAGGAATTGCTGATTGTTACAGGTGTTTCAGGAGTTGTATTTGTGGCGGTGGAGATAGAGAAATTGGTGAAGAGGAGGTTAAACAAAGCCCACGCAAAGGCATCGTAA
- a CDS encoding 3-keto-disaccharide hydrolase produces MYSIKSLIVCSAVMLPLFASAQQGDPKATEVWEPVPVKVTPGTGTSAPSDAIVLFDGKNLNSWESDKGGAAPFTLKNGAMTVAPKKGGIKTKEAFEDFQLHIEWRAPSVVKGEGQGRGNSGIFLQSYYELQVLDSYESKTYSNGQAGSLYKQTIPLVNACKKPGEWQTYDVIWTAPRFNEDGSVKSPARITVLHNNILVQNNTELKGKTEYIGQPKYVKHGAMPLALQDHGDLVSYRNIWIRKL; encoded by the coding sequence ATGTATTCTATCAAATCTCTCATTGTATGCTCCGCAGTTATGCTGCCTTTATTTGCCAGCGCACAGCAGGGCGACCCGAAAGCTACTGAAGTATGGGAACCCGTACCGGTTAAAGTAACGCCCGGAACAGGTACCTCCGCTCCTTCAGATGCAATTGTATTATTCGATGGCAAAAACCTGAACAGCTGGGAAAGCGACAAAGGCGGCGCAGCTCCGTTCACACTCAAAAATGGCGCTATGACCGTTGCCCCTAAAAAAGGCGGTATTAAAACCAAAGAAGCTTTTGAAGATTTTCAACTGCATATTGAATGGCGCGCACCCTCTGTTGTAAAAGGAGAAGGACAAGGCCGCGGTAACAGCGGTATCTTCCTGCAATCTTACTATGAGCTGCAGGTGCTGGACAGTTATGAAAGCAAAACATATTCTAACGGCCAGGCCGGTAGTTTATACAAACAAACTATTCCGCTGGTGAATGCCTGCAAAAAACCCGGAGAATGGCAGACCTACGATGTGATCTGGACCGCACCGCGCTTTAATGAAGACGGCAGTGTGAAATCTCCTGCACGCATCACCGTACTGCACAACAACATCCTGGTGCAAAACAATACAGAACTGAAAGGAAAAACGGAGTACATCGGCCAGCCGAAGTATGTGAAGCATGGTGCTATGCCACTGGCTTTGCAGGATCACGGGGACCTGGTGAGCTACCGGAATATCTGGATCAGGAAGTTATAA